One stretch of Streptomyces sp. 135 DNA includes these proteins:
- a CDS encoding TerD family protein has protein sequence MGVSLSKGGNVSLSKEAPGLTAVLVGLGWDVRTTTGTDFDLDASAILTNAEGKVSGDQNFVFFNNLKSPDGSVEHTGDNTTGEGEGDDEVIKVDLASVPADVEKIVFPVSIYDAETRQQSFGQVRNAFIRVVNQAGGAEIARYDLSEDASTETAMVFGELYRHGAEWKFRAVGQGYASGLRGIAQDFGVNV, from the coding sequence GTGGGAGTCAGCCTCAGCAAGGGCGGCAACGTATCGCTGAGCAAGGAGGCGCCTGGCCTGACCGCTGTTCTGGTCGGCCTCGGCTGGGACGTCCGCACCACCACAGGTACGGACTTCGACCTCGACGCCAGCGCGATCCTGACGAACGCGGAAGGCAAGGTCAGCGGTGACCAGAACTTCGTGTTCTTCAACAACCTGAAGAGCCCTGACGGCTCCGTCGAGCACACCGGTGACAACACCACCGGTGAGGGCGAGGGCGACGACGAGGTGATCAAGGTCGACCTGGCCTCGGTGCCCGCGGACGTCGAGAAGATCGTCTTCCCTGTCTCCATCTACGACGCCGAGACGCGTCAGCAGTCGTTCGGCCAGGTCCGCAACGCGTTCATCCGCGTCGTGAACCAGGCGGGCGGCGCGGAGATCGCGCGGTACGACCTCTCCGAGGACGCCTCGACGGAGACCGCCATGGTCTTCGGCGAGCTGTACCGCCACGGCGCCGAGTGGAAGTTCCGCGCGGTCGGCCAGGGTTACGCCTCGGGCCTGCGCGGTATCGCGCAGGACTTCGGCGTCAACGTCTGA
- a CDS encoding peroxiredoxin, with the protein MALAGIATGTKAPEFELKDNHGRTVRLSDFRGEKNVVLLFYPFAFTGVCTGELCALRDELPKFVNDDTQLLAVSNDSIHTLRVFAEQEGLEYPLVSDFWPHGEVSRAYGVFDEEKGCAVRGTFIIDKEGVVRWSVVNGLPDARDLNEYVKALETL; encoded by the coding sequence ATGGCGCTCGCTGGAATCGCGACCGGCACCAAGGCCCCGGAGTTCGAGCTCAAGGACAACCACGGCCGGACCGTGAGGCTCTCCGACTTCCGCGGCGAGAAGAACGTGGTGCTGCTCTTCTACCCGTTCGCGTTCACCGGCGTGTGCACCGGCGAGCTGTGCGCGCTCCGCGACGAGCTGCCGAAGTTCGTCAACGACGACACCCAGCTGCTCGCCGTCTCCAACGACTCCATCCACACGCTGCGCGTCTTCGCCGAGCAGGAGGGTCTTGAGTACCCGCTGGTCTCCGACTTCTGGCCGCACGGCGAGGTCTCGCGCGCGTACGGCGTCTTCGACGAGGAGAAGGGCTGCGCGGTGCGCGGCACCTTCATCATCGACAAGGAGGGCGTCGTGCGCTGGAGCGTCGTCAACGGCCTGCCCGACGCGCGTGACCTGAACGAGTACGTCAAGGCGCTCGAAACGCTCTGA
- a CDS encoding DUF3052 domain-containing protein, with protein sequence MSATADHAETNLAVRLGFQPDQVVQEIGYDDDVDQELREAIEEATGTELVDEDYDDVADAVVLWFREDDGDLTDALVDAIAYMEEGGQILLLTPKTGRDGYVEPSDIGEAATTAGLSQTKSINAGKDWSGTRLVTPKAAAKKR encoded by the coding sequence GTGAGCGCGACCGCGGACCACGCGGAGACGAACCTTGCCGTAAGGCTTGGTTTCCAGCCCGACCAGGTGGTCCAGGAGATCGGCTACGACGACGACGTCGACCAGGAGCTCCGCGAGGCCATCGAGGAGGCCACTGGCACAGAGCTCGTCGACGAGGACTACGACGACGTGGCTGATGCCGTGGTGCTCTGGTTCCGTGAGGACGACGGGGACCTGACTGATGCGCTGGTGGATGCCATCGCGTACATGGAGGAGGGCGGCCAGATTCTGCTGCTGACTCCGAAGACCGGTCGTGACGGCTACGTCGAGCCGAGCGACATCGGTGAGGCGGCCACCACCGCGGGCCTGTCCCAGACCAAGAGCATCAACGCCGGCAAGGACTGGAGCGGCACCCGCCTGGTCACGCCCAAGGCGGCCGCGAAGAAGCGCTAG
- the aceE gene encoding pyruvate dehydrogenase (acetyl-transferring), homodimeric type produces the protein MASGSDRNPIIIGGLPSQVPDFDPEETQEWLDSLDAAVDERGRERARYLMLRLIERAREKRVAVPEMRSTDYVNTIATKDEPFFPGNEEIERKILNATRWNAAVMVSRAQRPGIGVGGHIATFASSASLYDVGFNHFFRGKDEGDGGDQIFFQGHASPGIYARAFLLDRLTEQQLDAFRQEKSKAPNGLSSYPHPRLMPDFWEFPTVSMGLGPLGAIYQARMNRYMEARGIADTSKSHVWAYLGDGEMDEPESLGQLSIAAREGLDNLTFVVNCNLQRLDGPVRGNGKIIQELESQFRGAGWNVIKLVWDRSWDPLLAQDRDGILVNKLNTTPDGQFQTYATETGAYIREHFFGDDHRLRAMVENMTDEQILHLGRGGHDHKKVYAAYAAAKAHKGQPTVILAQTVKGWTLGPNFEGRNATHQMKKLTVDDLKGFRDRLHIPITDKQLEDGAPPYYHPGRDSEEIQYMHDRRKGLGGYVPTRVVRAKPLQLPEDKAYAAAKKGSGQQSIATTMAFVRILKDLMRDKEIGKRFVLIAPDEYRTFGMDAFFPSAKIYNPLGQQYEAVDRELLLAYKESPTGQMLHDGISEAGCTASLIAAGSAYATHGEPLIPVYVFYSMFGFQRTGDQFWQMADQLARGFVLGATAGRTTLTGEGLQHADGHSQLLASTNPACVAYDPAFGYEIAHIVRDGLRRMYGPDSEDVFYYLTVYNEPIQHPAEPENVDVEGILKGIYRFKSGEQGAIPAQIIASGVAVPWAVEAQQILASEWNVKADIWSATSWNELRREAVDVERHNLLHPEEEQRVPYVTRKLSGAEGPFVAVSDWMRSVPDQISRWVPGTYQSLGADGFGFADTRGAARRFFHIDAQSIVVGVLTELAREGKVDRSVLKQAIDRYQLLDVAAADPGPAGGDA, from the coding sequence GTGGCTTCCGGATCCGATCGCAACCCGATCATCATTGGCGGCCTGCCGAGTCAGGTCCCGGACTTCGATCCCGAAGAGACCCAGGAGTGGCTGGACTCCCTCGATGCCGCGGTCGACGAACGCGGCCGTGAGCGGGCCCGCTACCTGATGCTCCGGTTGATCGAGCGCGCACGCGAGAAGCGCGTGGCCGTTCCCGAAATGCGCAGCACGGACTACGTCAACACGATCGCCACCAAGGACGAGCCGTTCTTCCCCGGCAACGAGGAAATCGAACGCAAGATCCTGAACGCGACCCGCTGGAACGCCGCGGTGATGGTCTCGCGCGCCCAGCGCCCCGGCATCGGCGTCGGCGGCCACATCGCCACCTTCGCTTCCTCCGCCTCCCTCTACGACGTGGGCTTCAACCACTTCTTCCGCGGCAAGGACGAGGGCGACGGCGGCGACCAGATCTTCTTCCAGGGGCACGCGTCCCCCGGTATCTACGCCCGCGCCTTCCTCCTGGACCGGCTCACCGAGCAGCAGCTCGACGCGTTCCGCCAGGAGAAGTCCAAGGCGCCCAACGGCCTGTCCTCCTACCCCCACCCCCGGCTGATGCCGGACTTCTGGGAGTTCCCGACGGTCTCCATGGGTCTCGGCCCGCTCGGCGCGATCTACCAGGCGCGGATGAACCGCTACATGGAGGCGCGCGGCATCGCCGACACCTCCAAGTCGCACGTCTGGGCGTACCTCGGTGACGGCGAGATGGACGAGCCCGAGTCGCTCGGCCAGCTCTCCATCGCCGCCCGTGAGGGCCTGGACAACCTCACCTTCGTCGTCAACTGCAACCTCCAGCGCCTCGACGGCCCGGTCCGCGGCAACGGCAAGATCATCCAGGAGCTGGAGTCGCAGTTCCGCGGCGCCGGCTGGAACGTCATCAAGCTGGTCTGGGACCGCAGCTGGGACCCGCTGCTGGCCCAGGACCGGGACGGCATCCTGGTCAACAAGCTGAACACCACGCCCGACGGCCAGTTCCAGACGTACGCGACCGAGACCGGCGCCTACATCCGCGAGCACTTCTTCGGCGACGACCACCGGCTGCGCGCCATGGTCGAGAACATGACCGACGAGCAGATCCTGCACCTCGGCCGCGGCGGTCACGACCACAAGAAGGTCTACGCGGCGTACGCGGCGGCCAAGGCCCACAAGGGCCAGCCGACGGTGATCCTCGCCCAGACGGTCAAGGGCTGGACCCTCGGCCCGAACTTCGAGGGCCGCAACGCCACGCACCAGATGAAGAAGCTGACGGTCGACGACCTCAAGGGCTTCCGCGACCGCCTGCACATCCCGATCACGGACAAGCAGCTGGAGGACGGCGCCCCGCCGTACTACCACCCGGGCCGGGACTCGGAAGAGATCCAGTACATGCATGACCGCCGCAAGGGCCTCGGCGGTTACGTCCCGACCCGCGTCGTGCGCGCCAAGCCCCTTCAGCTTCCCGAGGACAAGGCGTACGCGGCCGCGAAGAAGGGTTCGGGTCAGCAGTCGATCGCCACCACCATGGCGTTCGTCCGCATCCTCAAGGACCTCATGCGGGACAAGGAGATCGGCAAGCGCTTCGTGCTGATCGCCCCCGACGAGTACCGCACCTTCGGCATGGACGCGTTCTTCCCGAGCGCGAAGATCTACAACCCGCTCGGCCAGCAGTACGAGGCCGTGGACCGCGAGCTGCTCCTCGCCTACAAGGAGTCGCCGACGGGCCAGATGCTGCACGACGGCATCTCGGAGGCGGGCTGCACCGCCTCCCTGATCGCCGCCGGCTCGGCCTACGCCACCCATGGCGAGCCGCTGATCCCGGTCTACGTCTTCTACTCGATGTTCGGTTTCCAGCGCACCGGCGACCAGTTCTGGCAGATGGCCGACCAGCTGGCGCGCGGTTTCGTCCTCGGCGCCACCGCCGGCCGCACGACGCTGACCGGTGAGGGCCTCCAGCACGCCGACGGCCACTCGCAGCTGCTCGCCTCGACCAACCCGGCCTGCGTCGCCTACGACCCGGCCTTCGGTTACGAGATCGCGCACATCGTCAGGGACGGTCTGCGCCGGATGTACGGCCCTGACAGCGAGGACGTCTTCTACTACCTCACCGTCTACAACGAGCCCATCCAGCACCCGGCCGAGCCGGAGAACGTGGATGTCGAAGGCATCCTCAAGGGCATCTACCGCTTCAAGTCCGGCGAGCAGGGCGCCATCCCCGCCCAGATCATCGCGTCGGGCGTCGCCGTGCCGTGGGCGGTCGAGGCCCAGCAGATCCTCGCCTCGGAGTGGAACGTCAAGGCGGACATCTGGTCGGCCACCTCCTGGAACGAGCTGCGCCGCGAGGCCGTGGACGTGGAGCGCCACAACCTCCTGCACCCCGAGGAGGAGCAGCGCGTCCCGTACGTGACGCGGAAGCTGTCCGGCGCCGAGGGCCCGTTCGTGGCCGTCTCCGACTGGATGCGGAGCGTCCCGGACCAGATCTCCCGCTGGGTGCCCGGCACTTACCAGTCGCTCGGCGCGGACGGCTTCGGCTTCGCCGACACGCGTGGCGCGGCCCGCCGCTTCTTCCACATCGACGCCCAGTCGATCGTGGTCGGCGTGCTGACCGAGCTGGCCCGCGAGGGCAAGGTCGACCGCTCCGTCCTGAAGCAGGCGATCGACCGCTACCAGCTCCTCGACGTCGCGGCCGCCGATCCCGGCCCGGCCGGGGGCGACGCGTAG
- a CDS encoding small hydrophobic protein yields MMAGFGHATRKHPRSRGRTWSRSGPDRATLGVVGAVCAIAGFFVLGIILGPMAIVCGWLALGRSWAGARPAPALVALILGAIDTVLALLRISGATTMDGMF; encoded by the coding sequence ATGATGGCGGGCTTCGGACACGCCACGCGCAAGCACCCCCGCTCACGCGGCCGTACGTGGTCGCGGAGTGGGCCGGACCGCGCGACGCTCGGCGTAGTAGGAGCCGTCTGTGCGATCGCCGGGTTCTTCGTGCTGGGGATCATCCTCGGCCCCATGGCGATCGTGTGCGGCTGGCTCGCCCTGGGCCGCAGTTGGGCCGGTGCCCGCCCGGCACCGGCCCTGGTCGCCCTCATCCTGGGCGCGATCGACACCGTCCTCGCGCTTCTTCGGATATCGGGGGCGACCACGATGGACGGCATGTTCTGA
- a CDS encoding peptidase inhibitor family I36 protein: MRTTMPTTVTAAALAALVLSPMHAVAAAPPTLRGCAPGELCLWEKAQFKGDRHTYELADIDIESCITLPEGGSAQALANRTGRPVTTYQSAKCGETGEFNTYPGSGTWAPDSPYRVRAFKVWER, encoded by the coding sequence ATGCGTACGACCATGCCCACGACCGTCACCGCCGCCGCACTCGCCGCATTGGTCCTGTCACCCATGCACGCCGTGGCCGCGGCCCCACCGACGCTCCGCGGATGCGCGCCGGGTGAGCTCTGCCTCTGGGAGAAGGCGCAGTTCAAGGGTGACCGGCATACGTATGAGTTGGCCGACATCGACATCGAGAGCTGTATCACGCTGCCGGAGGGGGGCAGCGCGCAAGCTCTCGCCAACCGCACCGGCCGGCCTGTCACCACGTACCAATCCGCGAAGTGCGGCGAGACCGGGGAGTTCAACACCTACCCGGGCAGTGGCACCTGGGCGCCCGACTCTCCTTACCGGGTGCGGGCGTTCAAGGTCTGGGAGCGCTGA
- a CDS encoding MFS transporter, which translates to MTSQTTADKADKAPEPVSAPTPAKGLRGHPWLTLFSVAIGVMMVALDGTIVAIANPAIQADLGATFAEVQWITNGYFLALAVSLITAGKLGDRFGHRQTYLIGVIGFAAASGAIGLSDTIPLVVTFRVLQGLFGALLMPAALGLLRASFPAEKLNMAIGIWGMVIGASTAGGPILGGLLVEHVSWQSVFFINVPVGVLAVALGLFILRDHRAENAPRSFDVLGIALLSAAMFCLVWALIKAPEWGWGDGLTWTFIAASVLSFVLFAAWESKVKEPLIPLGLFRSVALSAGVVLMVLMAIAFMGGLFFVTFYLQNVHGMSPVDSGLHLLPLTGMMIVGSPLAGAMITKTGPRIPLAGGMLLTAAAMYGMSTLEAGTGSGLMSLWFALLGLGLAPVMVGATEVIVGNAPMELSGVAGGLQQAAMQIGGSLGTAVLGAVMASKVDSDLADNWAKAKLPPLSPAELDKAAEAVQVGIAPVPPKAPPSVAEQITSVTHDTFMSGMGMACLVATGVAVVAVFVAFLAKRGTNAEAGAGAVHI; encoded by the coding sequence ATGACTAGTCAGACCACCGCCGACAAGGCGGACAAGGCGCCGGAGCCGGTGTCCGCTCCGACCCCGGCCAAGGGGCTCCGCGGTCACCCCTGGCTGACGCTCTTCTCTGTCGCGATCGGCGTGATGATGGTCGCCCTGGACGGCACCATCGTCGCGATCGCCAACCCCGCCATCCAGGCTGATCTCGGCGCCACCTTCGCGGAGGTGCAGTGGATCACCAATGGCTACTTCTTGGCGCTCGCCGTCTCGCTGATCACCGCGGGCAAGCTGGGTGACCGCTTCGGCCATCGTCAGACGTACCTCATAGGAGTGATCGGCTTCGCCGCCGCCTCCGGGGCCATCGGCCTGTCCGACACCATCCCGCTGGTGGTCACCTTCCGCGTGCTCCAGGGGTTGTTCGGTGCCCTGCTGATGCCTGCCGCGCTCGGCCTGCTCCGCGCTTCGTTCCCGGCCGAGAAGCTCAACATGGCCATCGGCATCTGGGGCATGGTGATCGGTGCCTCCACGGCGGGCGGCCCCATCCTCGGCGGTCTCCTCGTCGAGCACGTCAGCTGGCAGTCCGTCTTCTTCATCAACGTGCCGGTCGGCGTCCTCGCCGTCGCGCTCGGCCTGTTCATCCTCAGGGACCACCGCGCCGAGAACGCCCCCAGGTCCTTCGACGTCTTGGGCATCGCCCTGCTGTCGGCGGCCATGTTCTGCCTGGTCTGGGCGCTCATCAAGGCTCCGGAGTGGGGCTGGGGCGACGGCCTGACCTGGACGTTCATCGCGGCTTCCGTACTGAGCTTCGTGCTCTTCGCGGCGTGGGAGTCGAAGGTCAAGGAGCCGCTCATACCGCTCGGCCTGTTCCGTTCCGTGGCGCTGTCCGCGGGCGTGGTCCTCATGGTGCTGATGGCCATCGCCTTCATGGGCGGACTCTTCTTCGTCACCTTCTACCTCCAGAACGTGCACGGGATGAGTCCCGTCGACAGCGGTCTGCACCTGCTGCCCCTCACCGGCATGATGATCGTGGGCTCACCGCTGGCTGGCGCCATGATCACCAAGACCGGTCCGAGGATCCCGCTGGCCGGCGGCATGCTGCTCACCGCCGCCGCCATGTACGGCATGTCCACGCTGGAGGCGGGCACCGGCAGTGGTCTGATGTCGCTCTGGTTCGCGCTCCTCGGCCTCGGTCTCGCTCCGGTGATGGTCGGCGCGACCGAAGTCATCGTGGGCAACGCGCCGATGGAGCTCTCCGGTGTGGCCGGCGGCCTCCAGCAGGCCGCGATGCAGATCGGCGGCAGCCTCGGCACGGCGGTCCTCGGCGCCGTCATGGCGTCGAAGGTCGACAGCGACCTGGCCGACAACTGGGCGAAGGCGAAGCTGCCGCCGCTCAGCCCCGCCGAACTCGACAAGGCCGCCGAAGCCGTCCAGGTCGGCATAGCGCCGGTCCCGCCGAAGGCGCCACCGTCGGTCGCCGAGCAGATCACCTCGGTCACGCACGACACGTTCATGTCGGGCATGGGCATGGCCTGCCTGGTCGCCACCGGTGTCGCGGTGGTCGCGGTCTTCGTCGCGTTCCTCGCCAAGCGTGGAACCAACGCCGAAGCCGGTGCGGGTGCGGTGCACATTTAG
- a CDS encoding TetR family transcriptional regulator, with protein sequence MRERKKQRTRDALLRAALELFTTKGFEETTVDEIAETVEVSQRTFFRYFANKQEAAFAVQEMVEARFVQSLRDRPAEEAPLVALRGAILGAWEAMGQSIEEVVPVELHMSTYQMIESTPSLLAAHLRRSMETEEEIARVIAEREGLDLDTDPRPRVAVAAFSGVMRVTGRLWGAGEDISVESIRELTEQYLDHLGPALAADWRTPRPS encoded by the coding sequence CTGCGGGAGCGCAAGAAGCAGCGCACTCGTGACGCGCTGCTGCGCGCGGCACTCGAACTCTTCACGACCAAGGGGTTCGAGGAGACGACCGTCGACGAGATCGCCGAGACCGTCGAGGTGTCCCAGCGCACGTTCTTCCGCTACTTCGCCAACAAGCAGGAGGCCGCCTTCGCCGTCCAGGAGATGGTGGAGGCGCGGTTCGTCCAGAGCCTGCGCGATCGCCCCGCCGAGGAAGCCCCGCTCGTGGCGCTGCGCGGAGCGATCCTCGGCGCCTGGGAGGCCATGGGGCAGTCGATCGAGGAGGTCGTGCCGGTCGAACTGCACATGAGCACGTACCAGATGATCGAGTCGACCCCCTCACTGCTCGCCGCGCACCTGCGCCGCTCCATGGAGACCGAGGAAGAGATAGCCCGCGTGATCGCCGAACGGGAGGGACTCGACCTGGACACCGACCCGCGGCCGCGCGTGGCCGTGGCGGCGTTCAGCGGCGTGATGCGGGTGACGGGTCGACTGTGGGGCGCCGGCGAGGACATCAGCGTGGAGTCCATCCGAGAGCTCACCGAGCAGTACCTCGACCACCTGGGGCCCGCCCTGGCCGCGGACTGGCGTACGCCTCGGCCGTCTTAG
- a CDS encoding alpha/beta hydrolase has protein sequence MTSFDSSPQLNAWRALLALAVVFVMLATTGWTAVRNNKGDSSPLEAEISAWERGNIDGRALPDPDAPAARLSQFFASLDKKQRNRLAGRYPLAVGNMNGAPSELRYRANRIALGQARKVERERMRDKRLSPLGQQEAERRMKRFGVMMRPGRQVLAFDPMGSGRMAEVIGDLDKARRVSVVVPGVDTNVLTFERTFRKYSAPVGMAKALYRAERSVNPRARTAVIAWADYTAPVGIGVDAATAMRAESGAVRLDSMVRGLPGRSPVALYCHSYGSVVCGVAARTLPARVTDIAVAGSPGMRADKASQLGTEARIWAARDSDDWIQDVPYMEVGGLGHGADPVSGGFGARVLSSAGAAGHTGYFEPGTESLRNFAEIGTGSYDGVRCASGDDVCRKGISGEAAA, from the coding sequence GTGACTTCCTTCGACTCCTCCCCACAACTCAACGCGTGGCGTGCTCTGCTCGCGCTGGCCGTCGTGTTCGTCATGCTGGCGACCACGGGCTGGACCGCCGTGCGGAACAACAAGGGCGACTCGTCGCCTCTCGAAGCCGAGATCTCCGCCTGGGAGCGGGGGAACATCGACGGGCGCGCGCTGCCCGACCCCGATGCTCCCGCCGCTCGGCTCAGCCAGTTCTTCGCCTCGCTCGACAAGAAGCAGCGCAACCGGCTGGCCGGCCGCTACCCCCTCGCGGTCGGCAACATGAACGGTGCGCCTTCCGAACTGCGTTATCGCGCGAACCGCATCGCCCTGGGACAGGCCCGCAAGGTCGAGCGGGAGCGTATGCGCGACAAACGCCTCTCCCCCTTGGGGCAGCAGGAGGCCGAGCGCAGAATGAAGCGCTTCGGGGTCATGATGCGCCCCGGACGCCAGGTCCTCGCCTTCGATCCCATGGGCTCCGGTCGCATGGCCGAAGTCATCGGAGACCTCGACAAGGCCCGCCGTGTCTCTGTCGTGGTACCCGGCGTCGACACCAACGTGCTGACCTTCGAGCGGACTTTCCGCAAGTACTCGGCGCCGGTGGGCATGGCCAAGGCGCTCTACCGCGCGGAGCGCTCCGTGAACCCACGCGCGCGTACCGCCGTGATCGCCTGGGCCGACTACACCGCGCCCGTGGGCATCGGCGTGGACGCGGCCACGGCCATGCGCGCCGAGAGCGGTGCCGTACGCCTCGACTCCATGGTGCGAGGGCTCCCCGGGCGCTCACCGGTCGCGCTGTACTGCCACAGCTACGGCTCCGTGGTGTGCGGTGTGGCCGCGCGGACCCTGCCTGCGCGGGTCACCGACATCGCGGTCGCGGGCAGTCCCGGGATGCGCGCCGACAAGGCATCGCAGTTGGGTACGGAGGCCCGGATCTGGGCCGCCCGGGACAGCGACGACTGGATTCAGGATGTGCCCTACATGGAGGTCGGCGGGCTCGGCCACGGCGCCGACCCGGTGTCCGGCGGTTTCGGCGCGCGGGTGCTGTCCTCGGCGGGTGCCGCGGGCCACACCGGCTACTTCGAACCGGGCACGGAGAGCCTGCGTAATTTCGCCGAGATCGGCACAGGTTCATACGACGGGGTGCGATGCGCGAGTGGGGACGACGTCTGCCGGAAGGGCATTTCCGGCGAGGCGGCGGCCTGA
- a CDS encoding DUF4429 domain-containing protein: protein MGDVLAGFHAAWEFESDSVLIRFERGIRTPKLYQALGERRIPHEAIAAVTLSPGKRGTVVLHAVPRPGADPLMEAAAGQLKDGCDPYRLVLPAERETLAEYYADELRAQITSDDTGPPDRYLVAAPEAPLHFKAYDGKASFDGKLVSFRWFWTGASSAKWKAGDQSFPVTDLGGIEWRSPEVFEGHLRLLRHDSPVAQPAQADQDPAAVVFGLGYGPVHESLPFAASVLAAIRSSGPALTSAGVGAAPTSAVRRDPADIADRIRHLGELHQAGLLTDEEFTAKKAELLAEL, encoded by the coding sequence ATGGGTGACGTACTGGCCGGATTTCATGCCGCCTGGGAGTTCGAGTCCGACTCCGTGCTCATCCGCTTCGAACGGGGAATCCGCACACCGAAGCTCTACCAAGCGCTCGGTGAACGGCGTATCCCGCATGAGGCGATCGCAGCGGTGACACTCTCCCCCGGGAAACGCGGGACCGTCGTTCTTCATGCCGTGCCGAGACCGGGCGCCGATCCTTTGATGGAGGCGGCGGCGGGCCAGCTCAAGGACGGTTGCGACCCGTACCGCTTGGTGCTGCCCGCCGAGCGGGAGACCCTCGCCGAGTACTACGCGGACGAGCTGCGGGCACAGATCACTTCGGACGACACCGGACCCCCGGATCGCTATCTGGTGGCCGCCCCCGAGGCTCCGTTGCACTTCAAGGCGTACGACGGCAAGGCGTCCTTCGACGGCAAGCTGGTGTCCTTCCGGTGGTTCTGGACGGGCGCCTCGTCGGCGAAGTGGAAGGCCGGTGACCAGAGCTTTCCCGTCACGGATCTGGGTGGCATCGAGTGGCGCTCCCCGGAGGTCTTCGAGGGGCATCTGAGGCTGCTGCGCCATGATTCCCCCGTGGCGCAGCCCGCGCAGGCCGATCAGGACCCCGCGGCCGTCGTCTTCGGCCTCGGGTACGGCCCGGTCCACGAGTCGCTGCCGTTCGCCGCGTCGGTCCTCGCGGCGATTCGGTCCTCGGGCCCGGCCCTGACCTCCGCCGGCGTCGGAGCCGCGCCGACATCGGCTGTCCGGCGCGATCCGGCGGACATCGCGGACCGCATCCGGCATCTGGGCGAGCTGCACCAAGCGGGTCTGCTCACGGACGAGGAATTCACGGCGAAGAAGGCCGAGCTGCTGGCGGAGCTGTGA
- a CDS encoding sensor histidine kinase: protein MSSATTPPDQSPDRPVDEPGGRGSGLRRATAAVVDGLRTVGASLATPAGSTEPLLASAPKRWVRMLPHVIALGFVATLIPVTVQVLTHDYGVGGGLAGALGVAQVAPLFLAVTRPLPAWWIVIVADVVGAITTMASDPDRPGPWTPMIIVGYLVLCCALSLRESRRTLLGIWLVTVVAGLVLGAFHGSGGQDTGVLLIVLSGAVLLLGSLLRERGDARRRLVEQETISETERSQRTLLEERARIARELHDVVAHHMSVITVQADSAPYRLDGLPDAAREEFGSIAASARESLTEMRRLLAVLRSEGVNGERAPQPGLDRLPHLVEATVRAGIPIDLSRPELAILTHLAKVSPAVDLSAYRIVQEALSNVMRHAPGARTTITLSLDDENLLILVVNGPSEQPPASLEGSGTGHGLVGMRERVRLVGGTVDVGPLPDGGFRVAARLPLLPKDSGTA from the coding sequence ATGAGCAGCGCGACGACACCTCCCGATCAGAGCCCCGACCGCCCGGTGGACGAGCCGGGTGGCCGCGGGTCCGGCCTCCGGCGTGCGACGGCAGCCGTCGTGGACGGTCTGCGGACGGTGGGGGCCTCCCTCGCGACGCCCGCGGGCTCGACCGAGCCGCTGCTGGCGAGCGCGCCCAAACGCTGGGTGCGGATGCTGCCCCATGTGATCGCGCTGGGCTTCGTCGCCACCCTCATCCCTGTCACCGTGCAAGTGCTGACGCATGACTACGGCGTGGGTGGCGGCCTGGCGGGCGCCCTGGGAGTCGCGCAGGTCGCCCCGTTGTTCCTCGCGGTCACCCGGCCGCTTCCCGCGTGGTGGATCGTGATCGTCGCGGATGTCGTGGGCGCGATCACCACGATGGCATCGGACCCGGACCGGCCGGGACCATGGACCCCCATGATCATCGTGGGGTATCTGGTCCTCTGCTGTGCCCTGTCCCTGCGAGAGAGCCGCCGGACACTGCTCGGGATCTGGTTGGTCACCGTGGTCGCCGGGCTGGTGCTCGGGGCGTTCCACGGAAGCGGCGGCCAGGACACCGGCGTGCTGCTGATCGTGCTGAGCGGGGCCGTGCTGCTGCTCGGCTCCCTGCTGCGTGAGCGCGGCGACGCCCGGCGCAGGCTCGTCGAGCAGGAGACCATCAGCGAGACCGAGCGCTCCCAGCGCACACTCCTTGAGGAGCGGGCCCGCATCGCCCGCGAGTTGCACGACGTCGTCGCCCACCACATGTCGGTCATCACCGTCCAGGCGGACTCCGCGCCCTACCGCCTCGACGGCCTTCCCGACGCGGCGCGCGAGGAGTTCGGGAGCATAGCGGCGAGCGCCCGGGAATCCCTCACCGAGATGCGGCGGCTGCTGGCGGTGCTGCGCAGCGAGGGTGTGAACGGCGAGCGGGCACCCCAGCCCGGCCTGGACCGGCTGCCGCACCTGGTCGAAGCCACGGTGCGGGCCGGCATACCGATCGACCTGTCACGCCCGGAGCTGGCGATCCTCACGCACCTCGCCAAGGTGTCACCGGCCGTGGACCTGTCCGCGTACCGCATCGTCCAGGAAGCCCTGTCGAACGTGATGCGGCACGCCCCGGGCGCCCGGACCACGATCACGCTCAGTCTGGACGACGAGAACCTCCTGATCCTCGTGGTCAACGGCCCGTCCGAGCAGCCTCCCGCCTCGCTGGAGGGCAGTGGCACGGGCCACGGACTTGTCGGCATGCGCGAGCGCGTACGGTTGGTCGGCGGCACGGTCGACGTCGGGCCGCTGCCCGACGGCGGCTTCCGCGTCGCCGCCCGGCTCCCCCTCCTCCCGAAGGACTCCGGCACCGCATGA